In Mycobacteriales bacterium, the sequence NNNNNNTGCTGGCCGGGTTACCCGCGGAGTTGTTCGTGCCCGGGTTGCCCGATGAGTTGTTCGTGCCCGGGTTGCCCGCGGAGTTGTTCGTGCCCGGGTTGCCCGCGGAGTTGTTCGTGCCCGGGTTACCGGCCGAGTTGTTCGTGCCCGGGTTGCCGGCGCCTCCGTTGCTCGGCGGCTGGCCGCCGGGAGCCGCGGCGAGGGCCGAGGAGGAAAGGATGATCGCCAGCGGCAGGGTGAGGGACGCGATGACGCGCCGCCGGCGGCGGGCGATGAAGGGGGTGGTCAACACGTGAAGTGCTCCCGTACTCGGTAGGAGGGGCGCCTCTGCACGCACCCGACCACCGGACGAGCCGGTCTCGCCACTCACTCCCCGCACGGCCTGGGCGACCGTCCTTCTCCGTGCGCCCCCGCGGGGGCGTCGGTGAGGGCCATGCGGATCACAGCCTCTGCGTCCGGAGCCGGATGCCCGAAGGCACCCCGTCTCCAGGGGCAGGCCGGTCTCGCCACTCACTCCCCGGACGGTCTAGGCGACCGTGTCTCTCCGTGCGCCGGCGGGAGAACTGCCCCGCCGGCGTCGGTGTGGACCGTCCGGATCAACGCTGCCTCGGGACCGGGGGCTCAGACCCTGTCCCGTTGCGCAGGACCACGGATGTGAACCTGCGATACACAGAGTAGCCGAACCGTGACTCGTTCTAACTAGCCCATTCGGGTGACGCCTCACCCGCTCGGCGGTGCGGGAGCGACAGGGTGGCACCCTGAAGTATGCAGCCGACCGCGCCCGAGATGACGCCCGCCGAGGCATACCGCCGTGCGGTGGCCGGCGAGGTGCTGCTGCTCGACGTCCGCGAGGACGAGGAATGGGCCGCGGGGCGCGCTGCCGAGGCGGTGCACCTCCCGCTGAGCCGCCTCGATCCGACGGCGGTGCCGGCCGACCGGCCGGTGGTGGCGGTGTGCCGGGTCGGCGGCCGCTCGGCCGCGGCGGCCTCCGCGCTGGCCGCGCGGGGGGTCGAGGTGGCGAACCTGACCGGCGGGATGCAGGCCTGGGCGGCGGCGGGCCTGCCCGTGGTGCGGGACGCCGGGGCGCCGGGCGAGATCATCTAGCGGCCCGTCCGGCCGCAGCAGCCTGCTCCGGCCGGGTCGACGTCGCTGCCGACGTACGAGCCGTGACGGGGGCGGCTACAGCAGGAACCGGAACAGCGGGCTGTCCGGCGGCACGGGGGAGATCTCCGGCGGAGCGGCAGCCATCCGCTCGAGCAACGCAGCCAGATCCTCCGGGCGGCCGAGTTCGATACCGACCAGGGCCGGGCCGGTCTCGCGGTTGCTGCGCTTGATGTACTCGAACAGCGTGATGTCGTCGTCCGGTCCGAGCACCTCGTCCAGGAAGCGACGAAGCGCCCCCGGCTCCTGCGGGAAGTCGACGAGGAAGTAGTGCTTGCGACCCTCGTGCACGAGGGCGCGCTCCACGACCTCGGCGTACCGGCTCACGTCGTTGTTGCCGCCCGACAGCACGACCAGCGTCGTCGCTCCCGGCTCGACCTGCAGGACGTCGCCGAGCGCCGCGGCGGCCAACGCGCCGGCGGGTTCGGCGATGATCCCGTCCGACTGGTAGAGCGCCAGCATCTCGGTGCAGACCCGGCCCTCGGCCACCGCGACCAGCTCGACGCCGCCGTCACGCACCAGCGGGAAGGTCACGTCGCCCGCGCGGCGCACCGCCGCTCCGTCCACAAAACTGTCGAGAGCCTCGAGGCGCACCGGCTCGCCGGCCTCGAGCGCGGCGGCCATGCAGGCCGCGCCCGCCGGCTCCACGCCGACGATCCGGACCCCCGGGTGCCGTGCGCCCAGCCACACGGCGGCGCCGGCGAGCAGCCCGCCGCCGCCCACCGGGACGACCACGACGTCGGGCACGACGTCGAGCTGGGACAGCGCCTCGAGCACCACCGTCCCCTGCCCGGCGATCGTGCGCGGATGGTCGAAGGCCGGTACGAGCGTCGCGCCGCTCACGCCGGCGTCCTCGAAGGCGGCCGCAGCCGCTTCGTCGTAGCTGTCGCCGACGACCAGTACCTGCACCACGTCGCCGCCGAGCACCGCGATCCGGTCGCGCTTCTGCCGCGGCGTCGTCCGCGGAAGGAAGACCTTGCCCTGCACCCCGAGCGCACTGCAGGCGTACGCCAGACCTTGCGCGTGGTTGCCGGCACTGGCGCAGACGACGCCCCGGGTGCGCTCCTGCTCCGACAGCTGGCTGACGACGTTGTAGGCGCCGCGGACCTTGTAGGAGCGGACGACCTGCAGGTCCTCGCGCTTGAGCAGAACGTTCCCGTCCACCCGCTCGGACAGCCGTGGGCTGCGCTCGACCGGTGTGGGCGCGACGACGCCGGCGAGCCGCTTGGCCGCCGCCTCGACCTCCTCCGCTACGACCGTCATCCCCGCGACGCTAGTGCGTGCCGGATCAGCGCTCGGAACGCCGTCCGGCGGCAGTGCCCGTAGGGCAGGCTCGACGCCATGGCGGGAACGCGACCCGGACGGCGACGGCTACGGATGCTGGCCCGGCTACTGCTCCCGCCGCTCGTGGTGTTCGTCCTGGTCCGGCTGCTGCTCTCCCTCGCCGCGGTCCGCAGCGGCTCGCCGCCCTGGGTCGCGGGAAGCTGGGCGCACTGGGACAGCGCGCTCTACCTCGACATCGCCGAGAACGGCTACTCCCTCGAACGCTGCGGCCCCGAGTACCCGCCCGGCAGCTGGTGCGGCAATGCCGGCTGGTTCCCGGCCTATCCGGCGCTGATCCGGCTGGTGGGCCTGTCCGGTCTGCCGCTGGTGACGGCCGCCGCTGTGGTGTCCGCGGTGACGACGCTGGCCCTGCTCCTGGTCCTGTGGACCCGCTTCCTGCACGCCCGCCTGGCGCCGGGAGCGCTGCTCCTGTTGCTGCTGGCTGCCGTCTTTCCCGGCGCGGTGTACCTGCAGGCGGTTTTCCCGATCGCGCTGTTCGTGTCCGCGGTCCTGGTGCACCTCGACGCGCTGCAGCGGCGCCGGTGGTTGCTCGGCGGCCTGGCCGCAGCGCTCGCCGCGTCGGCCTACCCGCTGGGGGCGGTGCTTCCCCTGACCGGCTTCGTCGGGGCAGCCCTGCTGGCAGGAGGCACCCTGTTCTCGCGGCTGCGCGCGGCAGCCACCGTCGGCGGGCTGGCCGCGGCCGGGGCGCTCGCCGTCGTGGTGCGCCTGCAGGT encodes:
- a CDS encoding rhodanese-like domain-containing protein: MQPTAPEMTPAEAYRRAVAGEVLLLDVREDEEWAAGRAAEAVHLPLSRLDPTAVPADRPVVAVCRVGGRSAAAASALAARGVEVANLTGGMQAWAAAGLPVVRDAGAPGEII
- the ilvA gene encoding threonine ammonia-lyase IlvA, which codes for MTVVAEEVEAAAKRLAGVVAPTPVERSPRLSERVDGNVLLKREDLQVVRSYKVRGAYNVVSQLSEQERTRGVVCASAGNHAQGLAYACSALGVQGKVFLPRTTPRQKRDRIAVLGGDVVQVLVVGDSYDEAAAAAFEDAGVSGATLVPAFDHPRTIAGQGTVVLEALSQLDVVPDVVVVPVGGGGLLAGAAVWLGARHPGVRIVGVEPAGAACMAAALEAGEPVRLEALDSFVDGAAVRRAGDVTFPLVRDGGVELVAVAEGRVCTEMLALYQSDGIIAEPAGALAAAALGDVLQVEPGATTLVVLSGGNNDVSRYAEVVERALVHEGRKHYFLVDFPQEPGALRRFLDEVLGPDDDITLFEYIKRSNRETGPALVGIELGRPEDLAALLERMAAAPPEISPVPPDSPLFRFLL